One window of Thermacetogenium phaeum DSM 12270 genomic DNA carries:
- a CDS encoding GntR family transcriptional regulator gives MERRLLPVKLDSYKPLREVVFDTLREAIINGVLRPGERLMELQLAEELGVSRTPIREAIRKLELEGFVVMVPRKGAYVAGISLKNIADVFEVRAALEALAAGLAAERITDEELEGLERIIVRKKKSIEEGDVAGFVQCDMEFHDAFYKASRNERLVQILGNLQDEIHRFRSVSLAYPGRMQDALEEHRKIVEAVAERDVARAQKLAWEHIENAENSLLEAVRGKAAAAGEEGEGLGK, from the coding sequence GTGGAAAGGAGATTGCTGCCTGTCAAACTGGATTCGTACAAACCCCTGCGGGAGGTGGTTTTTGACACCCTGCGGGAGGCCATTATCAACGGCGTGCTGCGTCCCGGGGAGCGCTTGATGGAGCTCCAGCTGGCCGAGGAGCTGGGGGTGAGCCGCACCCCGATCCGGGAGGCGATTCGCAAGCTCGAACTAGAGGGGTTTGTGGTCATGGTTCCCAGGAAGGGAGCCTATGTGGCCGGGATTTCGTTGAAAAACATAGCCGATGTTTTTGAGGTGCGGGCCGCTCTGGAAGCCCTGGCGGCCGGACTGGCGGCGGAGAGGATCACCGATGAGGAGCTCGAGGGGCTGGAGCGGATTATTGTTCGCAAAAAGAAGAGCATCGAAGAGGGGGACGTGGCCGGCTTCGTCCAATGCGATATGGAGTTTCACGACGCCTTTTACAAGGCCAGCAGGAATGAGCGGCTCGTCCAGATCCTGGGCAATCTCCAGGATGAGATTCACCGCTTTCGTTCCGTTTCTCTGGCCTATCCCGGCAGGATGCAGGATGCTTTAGAGGAGCACCGGAAGATCGTCGAGGCCGTAGCCGAGCGGGATGTCGCCAGGGCGCAGAAGCTGGCCTGGGAGCATATCGAAAACGCCGAGAACAGCCTCCTGGAAGCCGTACGCGGGAAAGCAGCGGCTGCCGGTGAGGAAGGGGAAGGGTTGGGAAAATGA
- the ispE gene encoding 4-(cytidine 5'-diphospho)-2-C-methyl-D-erythritol kinase produces the protein MEKRTGAGALRVPAYAKINLTLDVGALRPDGYHQVTSVMQTIDLADTLLISVAPAGIEVSCDAPDVPAGEENLAHRALATLAPLIPGGIRVDIRKRIPRAAGLGGGSSDAAAALKGANSLYGLGLGERELLAAAAGVGSDVPFFIVGGTALAEGRGELVKRLPTLPVFWLVVVKPGFGVKTGDIYRLYRESAKVGRTSLLLRALEAGDRDGIIAALGNDLESVTCALHPEVAALKERLLERGALKAVMAGSGPAVYGIFPGEAEARLAAGELKREMPGADVFLTRTCRCVDAVGKQEG, from the coding sequence ATGGAGAAGAGAACGGGTGCGGGGGCTCTCCGGGTCCCCGCCTATGCTAAGATCAATTTGACGCTGGATGTCGGTGCCCTACGGCCCGATGGGTACCATCAGGTGACCTCGGTGATGCAGACGATCGACCTGGCCGATACCCTGCTCATCTCCGTTGCCCCTGCGGGCATCGAGGTTTCCTGTGATGCCCCGGATGTCCCTGCGGGGGAGGAGAACCTGGCCCATCGGGCTCTGGCCACGCTGGCTCCGCTCATCCCCGGGGGGATCCGGGTGGACATCCGGAAGAGAATCCCCCGGGCTGCGGGCCTGGGCGGGGGGAGCAGTGATGCCGCCGCGGCCTTGAAAGGGGCCAATTCCCTCTACGGCCTCGGTCTCGGCGAGCGGGAGCTGCTGGCCGCTGCTGCCGGGGTGGGTTCTGATGTGCCCTTTTTCATTGTGGGTGGGACCGCTCTGGCGGAGGGGCGGGGGGAGCTGGTGAAAAGGCTTCCTACCCTCCCCGTTTTTTGGCTGGTGGTGGTGAAACCCGGCTTCGGAGTGAAGACCGGGGATATCTACCGGCTCTACAGGGAGAGCGCGAAGGTAGGCCGCACCTCCCTGCTGCTGCGGGCCTTGGAGGCGGGAGACCGGGACGGCATCATTGCCGCACTGGGCAACGACCTGGAGAGTGTAACCTGCGCTCTGCACCCGGAGGTGGCTGCTCTCAAAGAGCGCCTTCTGGAGCGGGGGGCTCTAAAAGCGGTGATGGCAGGAAGCGGCCCTGCCGTCTATGGCATTTTCCCCGGAGAGGCAGAAGCCCGCCTGGCTGCGGGGGAGCTGAAAAGGGAGATGCCGGGAGCCGATGTTTTTTTAACCAGAACTTGTCGGTGCGTAGATGCAGTGGGAAAACAGGAGGGGTGA